A genomic window from Lycium barbarum isolate Lr01 chromosome 4, ASM1917538v2, whole genome shotgun sequence includes:
- the LOC132637123 gene encoding large ribosomal subunit protein eL6-like translates to MDTTITTGTVLIILAGRFKGKRVAFLKQLKSRLLFVNGPFKLNGVSLRRVNQAYVIATSTKVDVSGVNAKKIDDKYFAKQAKKKGEGEFFEEKKQEKNVLPQEKKDDQKIVDVALIKAIEGVPDLKDYLCARFSIKSGMKPHELVF, encoded by the exons ATGGATACT ACCATTACTACAGGTACAGTGTTGATTATTCTTGCTGGAAGatttaagggaaaaagagttgCGTTTTTGAAACAACTTAAATCTAGGTTGTTATTTGTTAATGGGCCTTTTAAGCTTAATGGAGTTTCATTAAGACGTGTTAATCAAGCTTATGTTATTGCTACTTCAACGAAAGTTGATGTTAGTGGGGTAAATGCTAAGAAGATTGATGATAAGTATTTTGCTAAACAAGCTAAGAAGAAGGGTGAAGGTGAGTTCTTTGAAGAGAAAAAACAGGAGAAGAACGTGCTTCCTCAGGAAAAAAAAGATGATCAAAAAATTGTTGATGTAGCATTGATCAAGGCTATTGAGGGTGTTCCCGATTTAAAGGATTATTTGTGTGCAAGGTTCTCAATCAAGTCAGGCATGAAACCTCATGAGCTAGTCTTTTAA